In the Corynebacterium jeikeium genome, AACGAGATTCGACTCTGGCGCCAGCTGCGCAAAGCCAATGAAGTAGGTTTATAGACATGTTTGCCGTGTATGCCGCCTATCGGGGCCGTTCGCAACGCCGTGGAGAGTACGTCCGCGACGTCGCGGCGGCACTGGAGCGATCCTCGATGGTCGAGTCCGTGGAGATGAAGGGCATCGAGGACTTCGTCTGCATCGCGCCCGGCCCCGACGAGGCCGGCGGTCTGGTGATGTCTTTGCTACAGGCGGGTGACTTCGCACTCGGCATTGGCTCGGTGGTTGCGGAGGTTGATGGGGACGCCCCGTCGTCCGTGGAAGAGACCATCGGTGCAGCCACCCGCGCGGTGACCCGCTCGCAGCGTGCGGGGGCGGTGTCGGTGCGGATTGAAAAGCCAGGCCCGGGCGGTGTGATCGCCCCGGGGCGGGCGGCCGAAGTTGCCCAGGACATCGCGGCGGCCTTCACCCTGCTGGCCCACGTGTTGGCGCGGCGCACAAAGGAGGGCCGCGAGGCCACTGCCCTGCTGCGCGCTGGGCACTTGCAAGCCGAGGCGGCAGAGATTGTGGGCATCAGCAAGCAGGCGATGAGCCAGCGGCTTGCGGCGGCGGGCTGGCATGCGGAGCAGGCCGGCTGGACCCTGGCCGTGCACATGCTGGCCAGGGCAGACGAGCTAAAGAACTAGCCCTCGTTGTAGGGATTGTCGAGCGCAGCTTCGTCGACGGGCTTGTTCGCCACGGCGTTGGCGGCGGCAACGGCCTCGGCGATCTCGGGCGAGGAGGCGGTGTTAAACCAATCCTCGGAGCTCGACTCGTTGGCCTGCTCGCGAGTGGCATCGTCCACCGGCTTCGGCTCGTAGCGGAACACGCCCTCGTCGTCCTTCTTGGCCAGGGCCTTGGCGAACTGCTCCAGGGAGTCGCCGAACTGCATTGGGATCATCCAGGTCTTGTTGGCAGAGCCCTTCGCCATCTCCGGCAGCTTCTCCAGGTACTGGTAGGCCAGCACCTCGGGCGTGACCTGAGCGGACTTGATAGCCGCGTTGACCTTCTGGATGGCCTTGGCTTCACCCTGGGCCTCCAAGTAGCGGGCCGCGCGGGTACCCTCGGCGCGCAGGATGGCTGCCTGGCGCTCGGCCTCTGCGGCCAGGATGTGCGCGTGCTTTTCACCCTCAGCAGCCAGGATGCGGGCCTGCTTTTCACCCTCAGCGGTCTTGATGTCCGACTCGCGGCGACCCTCGGCGGTAAGAATCATGGCGCGCTTCTCGCGGTCCGCCTTCATCTGCATCTCCATCGATTGCTGGATGGATGCCGGCGGGTCGATGGCCTTCAGTTCCACGCGGGAGATGCGCAGGCCCCACTTGGTGGTGGCCGCGTCCAGCTCGCCGCGCAGGCGGCGGTTGATGATCTCACGGGAAGTCAGGGTCTCCTCCAGCGTCATGCCACCAACCACGTCGCGCAGCGTGGCGACGGAGATCTGCTCCACGCCGACGATGTAGTTGTTCACGCCGTAGATGGCGCGCGCCGGGTCGTTGATCTGAAAGGTGACCACGGTATCAATGGCGACCGTCAGGTTATCCTGCGTGATCACGGCCTGGGGAGGGAAGCTCACGACCTGCTCACGGGTATCGACCTTGTCGCGGATACGGTCGACAAAGGGAACGAGAAGCGTCAAACCGCCGGAAACAGTGCGGGTGTACGTACCCAAGCGTTCGATAACAGCCGCCTCACCCTGTGGGATGAGGGCCACCATCTTGATGATCACCGTAGCGATGATGAGCAGCAAGACCACCAAGAAAATTGTGAAGCTCATAAGTCGTTAAGC is a window encoding:
- a CDS encoding SPFH domain-containing protein: MSFTIFLVVLLLIIATVIIKMVALIPQGEAAVIERLGTYTRTVSGGLTLLVPFVDRIRDKVDTREQVVSFPPQAVITQDNLTVAIDTVVTFQINDPARAIYGVNNYIVGVEQISVATLRDVVGGMTLEETLTSREIINRRLRGELDAATTKWGLRISRVELKAIDPPASIQQSMEMQMKADREKRAMILTAEGRRESDIKTAEGEKQARILAAEGEKHAHILAAEAERQAAILRAEGTRAARYLEAQGEAKAIQKVNAAIKSAQVTPEVLAYQYLEKLPEMAKGSANKTWMIPMQFGDSLEQFAKALAKKDDEGVFRYEPKPVDDATREQANESSSEDWFNTASSPEIAEAVAAANAVANKPVDEAALDNPYNEG